From Levilactobacillus zymae, a single genomic window includes:
- a CDS encoding xanthine phosphoribosyltransferase: MKILEDRILKDGTILPGNVLKVDNFLNHEVDPQLMDQMGAEFARKFADAGVTKVLTVESSGIAPAVMAALHLGVPMIFARKHKSLTLTDHLYTAKVYSYTKQVNNDISIDRRFLSADDNVLIIDDFLANGQAVQGLLDIADTAQIKVAGVGVVIEKRFQKGHQLVQDAGIPLVALASIAKFENGTVTFAQD, encoded by the coding sequence ATGAAAATTTTAGAGGATCGCATTTTAAAGGATGGCACGATTTTACCCGGGAACGTCTTGAAGGTGGATAACTTCTTGAACCACGAAGTCGATCCCCAGCTGATGGATCAGATGGGCGCCGAGTTCGCCCGGAAGTTCGCCGACGCCGGGGTGACCAAGGTCCTCACCGTCGAGTCGTCCGGGATTGCGCCGGCCGTAATGGCGGCCCTACACCTGGGTGTGCCGATGATTTTCGCCCGGAAGCACAAGAGTCTGACGCTGACCGACCACCTGTACACGGCTAAGGTCTACTCGTACACCAAGCAGGTCAATAACGACATCTCGATCGACCGGCGCTTCTTAAGTGCCGACGACAACGTCTTGATCATCGACGACTTCTTGGCGAACGGCCAGGCGGTCCAGGGCTTATTGGACATCGCTGATACGGCTCAGATCAAGGTGGCCGGCGTGGGCGTGGTCATCGAGAAACGCTTCCAGAAGGGCCACCAGCTGGTTCAGGACGCGGGAATTCCGTTGGTCGCGTTGGCCAGCATCGCCAAGTTCGAGAACGGCACGGTGACCTTCGCGCAAGACTAG
- a CDS encoding GNAT family N-acetyltransferase encodes MTIHEVQARPQLRIDQLVALWEGSVRATHLFLTDDEIVQIKAYVPQALRQVPKLVVLTDNNGELVAFMGLTARHLDMLFIAADQRGHGLGKQLLAYGIRHYGVNQLTVNEQNPGALGFYQHMGFQVVDRSATDEQGQPYPVLTMRLR; translated from the coding sequence ATGACGATTCACGAAGTTCAAGCCCGCCCCCAGCTGCGGATTGACCAATTGGTGGCGCTGTGGGAGGGCTCGGTACGCGCCACCCACTTATTCTTAACCGACGACGAGATCGTCCAGATCAAGGCCTACGTACCCCAGGCACTGCGGCAGGTGCCTAAATTGGTAGTGTTGACGGATAATAACGGGGAATTAGTGGCGTTTATGGGGCTGACCGCTCGCCACCTCGATATGTTGTTCATCGCCGCCGACCAACGCGGCCACGGGCTGGGGAAGCAGCTGCTGGCCTACGGGATTCGTCACTACGGCGTCAACCAACTGACGGTCAACGAACAGAATCCCGGCGCCCTGGGCTTTTACCAACACATGGGCTTTCAGGTGGTCGACCGCAGTGCCACGGACGAGCAGGGCCAGCCGTACCCGGTGCTGACCATGCGATTGAGGTAG
- a CDS encoding IS5-like element ISLpl3 family transposase (programmed frameshift), which yields MTTPKRYELEDAQWDRIKGYFPPYRTGRPSSLDNRTALNAILWLMRSGAPWRDLPERYGSWKTVYSRFRAWVSSGLFEQVFLELIDNPDMENLSLDSTIVRAHQKATGGKKNAECMVENQAIGLSRGGRTTKIHALVDGLGNPLGFRLTGGQVHDSQVASELLEGFDISQSNIIADKAYGTAKLRQYIKDKAAVYTIPPKENTKDKWTCDYHVYCERHLIENFFNQLKNFRRIATRYDKLAHVYLATVYIASICILLK from the exons ATGACAACACCTAAACGATACGAACTGGAAGATGCTCAGTGGGACCGAATCAAAGGATACTTCCCGCCATACCGGACTGGCCGTCCATCAAGCCTAGACAACCGTACCGCCCTCAACGCTATCCTCTGGCTCATGCGCAGCGGGGCTCCTTGGCGTGATCTACCTGAACGCTATGGCTCTTGGAAAACGGTGTATAGTCGCTTCCGAGCCTGGGTAAGTTCAGGCTTGTTCGAACAGGTTTTTCTCGAATTGATTGACAATCCCGACATGGAAAACTTGAGCTTAGATTCAACGATCGTTCGAGCGCATCAAAAGGCCACTGGGG GCAAAAAAAACGCCGAATGTATGGTCGAAAATCAAGCTATTGGACTAAGTCGAGGTGGCCGAACGACCAAGATTCACGCACTCGTTGACGGATTAGGGAATCCCTTGGGTTTTCGCCTAACAGGTGGTCAAGTACATGATAGCCAAGTTGCCAGTGAGTTGCTGGAAGGCTTCGATATTTCTCAATCAAATATTATCGCGGATAAAGCCTATGGCACCGCGAAACTTCGCCAGTATATTAAAGATAAAGCAGCCGTCTATACCATTCCGCCAAAGGAAAATACCAAAGACAAGTGGACCTGTGATTACCACGTTTATTGTGAGCGCCATTTGATTGAGAACTTCTTCAATCAGTTGAAGAACTTTCGTAGGATTGCAACGCGTTATGATAAGCTCGCTCATGTTTATCTGGCTACGGTTTACATTGCCTCAATTTGCATCTTACTTAAGTAG
- the pcrA gene encoding DNA helicase PcrA — translation MAGEELLTGMNDKQTEAVLQTEGPLLVLAGAGSGKTRVLTHRVAYLIEHNHVLPWHILAITFTNKAAKEMRERVIKLLGPDGNDVWVSTFHALCVRVLRRDADKLGYTRAFTIADTGEQRTLIKRTLQELNLDVKKYDPRSVLSTISNAKNALQTPAMLAAAAGDPFKQKVAEVYDRYQRALKANQAMDFDDLIMLTIQLFQQNPDVLGYYQDKFQYIHVDEYQDTNDAQYMLVNMLAKKHDNLCVVGDGDQSIYGWRGANMENILNFERDYPGAHVTLLEQNYRSTKTILEAANDVIQQNVNRKKKDLWTENPEGDKISYYRGQNENDEAHYVVAKIQEEREQHHRGYGDFAVLYRTNAQSRVIEETLVKANIPYTMVGGHKFYDRKEIRDVLAYLTLIANPADSMSLERIINEPKRGIGATSLEKLRDFADYNDWTELEATQNITLATNISTRTRNAMDKFGHTIATVQATAATASVSDITNDILEKTGYLKLLKDAKSLEAETRVENIEEFLSVTQKFDTDWDQADHDENDNRLVEFLADLALVSAQDDVDEEPAEVTLMTLHAAKGLEFPVIFLMGLEEGIFPLSRAMLEEDELEEERRLAYVGITRAQDKLYLTNAYSRMLYGRRQNNPESRFVTEINPELLHLDYSESKSGLTPSRRDVPFARRTASAVAKPYHGKTGRVTTDTGTGAGKVAWTVGDKASHKKWGVGTVVKVSGTGEDAELDIAFPEQGVKRLLAAFAPIKRVD, via the coding sequence GTGGCAGGAGAAGAATTGTTAACGGGCATGAATGACAAACAAACGGAGGCCGTCCTGCAGACGGAAGGCCCCTTATTGGTATTGGCCGGCGCCGGGAGTGGCAAGACGCGGGTCTTGACTCACCGGGTGGCCTATCTGATCGAACACAACCACGTCTTACCGTGGCACATCTTGGCGATCACCTTTACCAACAAGGCCGCCAAGGAAATGCGCGAACGGGTGATCAAGCTACTGGGCCCCGACGGTAACGACGTCTGGGTCTCCACGTTCCACGCCTTGTGTGTGCGGGTCTTGCGCCGCGATGCCGATAAATTAGGCTACACGCGCGCCTTCACCATCGCCGACACCGGCGAACAGCGGACGTTGATCAAGCGGACCCTCCAAGAACTCAACTTAGACGTGAAGAAATACGACCCGCGTTCGGTACTGAGTACCATTTCGAACGCCAAAAACGCCTTGCAGACGCCGGCCATGCTGGCGGCCGCGGCGGGTGATCCCTTCAAGCAAAAGGTCGCCGAGGTTTACGACCGTTACCAACGAGCGCTTAAGGCCAACCAGGCCATGGACTTCGATGACCTGATCATGCTGACGATTCAGCTCTTTCAACAGAATCCCGACGTGCTGGGCTACTACCAGGACAAGTTTCAATACATTCACGTCGACGAATACCAGGATACCAACGACGCGCAGTACATGCTGGTCAACATGTTGGCCAAAAAGCACGATAACCTGTGCGTGGTCGGGGATGGTGACCAGAGTATCTACGGTTGGCGGGGCGCCAACATGGAAAACATCCTGAACTTTGAACGGGATTATCCGGGGGCTCACGTGACCTTACTGGAACAAAACTACCGCTCGACCAAGACCATCCTGGAAGCGGCTAACGACGTGATCCAACAAAACGTCAACCGGAAGAAAAAGGACCTCTGGACGGAAAATCCGGAGGGCGACAAGATTTCGTATTACCGCGGGCAAAACGAAAACGACGAGGCCCATTACGTGGTTGCTAAGATTCAAGAGGAACGGGAACAACACCACCGTGGCTACGGTGACTTCGCCGTGCTGTACCGAACTAACGCGCAATCCCGGGTGATCGAAGAAACCCTGGTCAAGGCTAACATTCCCTATACCATGGTCGGGGGCCACAAGTTCTACGACCGTAAGGAAATCCGTGACGTCCTGGCCTACCTGACGCTGATCGCCAACCCGGCCGACTCGATGAGCCTGGAACGGATCATCAACGAACCCAAGCGCGGTATCGGTGCCACCAGCCTCGAAAAGCTGCGCGACTTCGCCGACTACAACGACTGGACGGAGTTGGAGGCCACGCAAAACATCACACTGGCCACCAACATCAGCACCCGGACGCGTAACGCCATGGACAAGTTCGGCCACACGATTGCCACGGTACAGGCCACGGCGGCGACGGCCAGCGTGTCCGACATCACCAATGATATTTTAGAGAAGACCGGCTATCTGAAGCTCCTGAAGGACGCCAAGTCGCTGGAGGCCGAGACCCGAGTGGAAAACATCGAGGAATTCCTGTCCGTGACCCAGAAGTTCGACACGGATTGGGACCAGGCCGACCACGACGAGAACGACAACCGGTTGGTCGAATTCCTAGCCGACTTAGCGTTAGTGTCCGCGCAAGACGACGTCGATGAAGAACCCGCCGAGGTTACCTTGATGACGTTACACGCCGCCAAAGGGCTGGAATTCCCGGTCATCTTCCTGATGGGTCTGGAAGAGGGCATCTTCCCGTTGTCGCGGGCCATGCTCGAAGAAGACGAACTGGAAGAAGAACGACGGCTGGCCTACGTGGGGATCACGCGGGCGCAGGACAAGCTGTACCTGACCAACGCCTATTCGCGGATGCTGTATGGCCGTCGGCAGAATAATCCAGAATCGCGGTTCGTGACCGAGATCAACCCGGAACTCCTGCACCTGGACTACAGCGAAAGCAAGAGTGGCCTGACGCCATCGCGCCGGGACGTACCGTTTGCCCGACGGACGGCCAGTGCGGTTGCCAAACCGTACCACGGCAAGACCGGCCGGGTCACTACCGACACGGGTACCGGGGCCGGCAAGGTTGCCTGGACCGTCGGTGACAAGGCCAGCCACAAGAAGTGGGGCGTCGGCACCGTGGTCAAGGTCAGCGGGACCGGCGAAGATGCCGAACTCGACATTGCCTTTCCAGAGCAGGGCGTTAAGCGGCTCTTGGCCGCCTTCGCCCCTATCAAGCGGGTGGACTAA
- a CDS encoding CamS family sex pheromone protein: protein MKRLRTFIALAAVPLVLAGCGDLSNSSMSSGSGSSKSGGTQLTGQSTDSDYEGVIQSGHYQVSKSRGVTNTQDSGNTYNLKSFENGMLNVSKKVFSTKKYVFQEGQYLSSTTVQNWLDRKSKTNTTGLNPTDNGSKSANKRNPIYIQALEEQDYMTQKNNKLSLGGVTVGIAVNSVDYYKKTQYGATYETKIDQATGEAYAKKAANTVLKRLRQKSALKNVPIVIAVYRQASNDSLIGGNFLAYSTNKAGTTSVAKWTPLNVKNYTFPLSSGQSSSNSNDASSFSNFKSQVENFFPNLSGVTAQAQYDGKSLAGMHVNITTQFYSQTEIISFTQYLQTTAQKYLPSGVPIDITVSSTDGIQSFLSRTKNEKKFTSHVFNSY, encoded by the coding sequence GTGAAACGGTTACGAACCTTTATTGCCTTAGCCGCCGTCCCCTTAGTTTTGGCGGGGTGTGGGGATTTGAGTAACTCGAGCATGTCGTCTGGCTCGGGCTCAAGTAAGTCGGGGGGCACCCAATTGACGGGGCAGTCCACCGATAGTGATTATGAAGGGGTCATTCAAAGTGGCCACTACCAGGTCAGCAAGTCGCGGGGCGTGACCAACACCCAAGACTCCGGGAACACTTACAACCTGAAGAGTTTTGAAAATGGGATGTTGAACGTTTCCAAGAAGGTCTTCTCCACCAAGAAGTACGTCTTCCAGGAAGGCCAGTACCTGAGTAGCACCACGGTGCAAAACTGGTTGGACCGCAAGTCTAAGACCAATACGACGGGCCTAAACCCGACGGATAACGGCTCGAAGTCAGCGAATAAGCGTAATCCGATTTACATCCAGGCCCTGGAAGAACAGGACTACATGACCCAGAAGAACAACAAGCTCTCCTTGGGTGGGGTGACCGTCGGAATCGCGGTCAACTCCGTGGATTACTACAAGAAGACCCAGTACGGGGCGACCTACGAGACCAAGATTGATCAGGCAACCGGGGAAGCCTACGCTAAGAAGGCGGCGAACACGGTCCTGAAACGCTTACGGCAAAAGTCGGCGTTAAAGAACGTGCCGATCGTGATCGCCGTGTACCGGCAGGCCTCGAACGATAGCCTGATTGGCGGGAATTTCCTGGCTTATTCGACCAACAAGGCCGGCACAACCAGTGTGGCCAAGTGGACGCCGTTAAACGTGAAGAACTACACCTTCCCGTTGTCGAGCGGCCAAAGCAGCTCGAACAGTAACGACGCCAGCTCCTTCTCTAACTTCAAGAGCCAAGTCGAAAACTTCTTCCCGAACCTAAGTGGGGTTACGGCCCAAGCCCAATACGATGGCAAATCGTTGGCGGGGATGCACGTGAACATCACCACGCAGTTCTACAGTCAAACGGAAATCATCAGCTTTACGCAGTACCTGCAAACTACGGCGCAGAAGTACCTGCCGTCCGGGGTGCCAATCGATATTACCGTGTCGTCGACGGATGGGATTCAAAGCTTCCTGTCGCGGACCAAGAACGAAAAGAAGTTCACCAGTCACGTCTTTAACAGTTACTAA
- a CDS encoding 1,4-dihydroxy-2-naphthoate polyprenyltransferase, translated as MNWKVFLELVEIKAKIASVWPFLLGLIFVFHNYGHLNGGVSLLFFIAMFLFNMAVDINDNYQDYTKADDNQAAEWKKHTNIIGVHHLNVRGIFALMASFTVVAALIGLYLVWVTGWPLLVMGIFCFLVGYLYAGGPKPLSGTPTGEFFAGFTMGFMIMAITVYLNLYQTTALTWVLWGRVLLASGVAVMAIAALLLANNICDAQEDLDLNRTTIVYFIGKRRALWLFAGFYVVGYLTLIASALLGALPVWSLLALVSAIPVGKNIRAFFRVQVKKETFILAVRNLGLLAIFTVVSEAIGLL; from the coding sequence GTGAACTGGAAAGTTTTTCTAGAATTAGTTGAAATTAAAGCCAAAATTGCGTCCGTTTGGCCGTTTTTACTGGGACTTATTTTTGTCTTCCATAATTATGGTCATTTAAACGGGGGCGTCAGCCTGTTGTTCTTCATCGCCATGTTCCTGTTCAACATGGCCGTGGACATCAACGACAACTACCAAGACTACACCAAGGCCGACGATAATCAAGCCGCCGAGTGGAAGAAGCATACCAACATTATCGGGGTGCACCACTTGAACGTCCGCGGCATCTTTGCCTTGATGGCCAGCTTCACGGTGGTGGCCGCACTAATCGGGCTGTACCTGGTCTGGGTGACCGGTTGGCCACTACTGGTGATGGGTATCTTCTGTTTTCTGGTGGGGTACCTCTATGCCGGCGGGCCCAAGCCGTTATCCGGGACGCCGACCGGGGAGTTCTTCGCCGGCTTCACCATGGGCTTCATGATCATGGCGATTACCGTCTACCTGAACCTGTATCAGACCACCGCGCTGACCTGGGTGCTGTGGGGCCGGGTCCTGCTGGCCTCCGGAGTGGCCGTGATGGCCATCGCCGCCTTACTGCTGGCCAACAACATCTGCGACGCCCAAGAAGACCTGGACCTCAACCGGACCACCATCGTGTATTTCATTGGTAAGCGCCGCGCCTTGTGGCTATTTGCGGGCTTCTACGTGGTGGGGTATCTGACGCTCATTGCCAGCGCCTTATTGGGGGCGTTGCCGGTCTGGTCGCTACTGGCCTTAGTCAGCGCTATCCCGGTAGGCAAGAACATCCGGGCCTTCTTTCGGGTTCAGGTTAAGAAGGAAACCTTCATTCTGGCTGTCCGAAACCTCGGCTTATTAGCCATCTTCACGGTGGTTAGTGAAGCCATCGGATTATTGTAG
- a CDS encoding polyprenyl synthetase family protein, giving the protein MDRQLWRQFPQVEPELNALQPYLLDAVKLTNQPIHNKILALLESGGKLLRPGYFYLFTKFGEPTSAERLRAGAAALEILHVGTLIHDDVIDESPTRRGVRTIQMKYGQRNAIYAGDFMFTVYFDQVLKSTSDTALIQAHINAMHKILTGELGQMALNYREDATLDAYLSEIAGKTAELFALACYQGAQLTHAPQAVQDSARPIGEAIGSAYQMLDDILDYAGDPKKTRKPILEDLRSGVYSLPLLLAIPHAKRDFHQYLKKRQDMTTADIQAVRALVTQHGGVEAARQLATEWTDKALELIAALPAGSTREALARLTGMLLKRDH; this is encoded by the coding sequence ATGGATCGACAACTTTGGCGGCAATTCCCGCAGGTTGAGCCAGAACTCAACGCGTTACAGCCCTATCTGCTGGATGCGGTAAAATTGACCAACCAACCTATCCACAATAAAATATTAGCCTTATTGGAATCCGGCGGCAAGCTTCTACGCCCCGGGTACTTTTATTTATTTACCAAATTTGGCGAACCCACGTCGGCCGAACGCTTACGGGCCGGGGCCGCGGCGCTAGAAATTCTCCACGTGGGCACGTTGATTCACGACGACGTGATCGACGAGTCCCCCACCCGCCGCGGGGTGCGGACCATCCAGATGAAGTACGGGCAACGCAACGCGATTTACGCCGGCGACTTCATGTTCACGGTCTACTTCGACCAGGTCTTAAAGTCGACCAGCGACACGGCACTGATTCAAGCCCACATCAACGCGATGCACAAGATCTTAACCGGCGAACTGGGCCAGATGGCGTTGAACTACCGCGAAGACGCCACGTTAGACGCCTACCTTAGCGAGATTGCGGGTAAGACGGCCGAACTGTTCGCGCTGGCGTGCTACCAGGGCGCCCAGCTGACCCACGCGCCACAAGCCGTGCAGGATAGCGCCCGGCCGATTGGCGAGGCCATCGGGAGTGCCTACCAGATGTTAGACGACATCTTAGACTACGCGGGCGATCCTAAGAAGACGCGTAAGCCGATCCTAGAAGACCTGCGTTCCGGTGTGTACTCGTTGCCGCTACTGCTGGCCATCCCCCACGCTAAGCGCGATTTCCACCAATACCTGAAGAAGCGCCAAGACATGACGACAGCCGATATCCAGGCCGTGCGCGCACTGGTCACCCAACACGGTGGCGTCGAAGCCGCCCGGCAACTAGCCACCGAGTGGACCGACAAAGCCCTAGAGCTGATTGCCGCGTTGCCCGCCGGGAGTACCCGGGAGGCGTTGGCGCGGTTGACGGGGATGCTGTTGAAGCGGGATCACTAA
- a CDS encoding ATP-grasp domain-containing protein: MANTVLYPGDTIGVIGNSANAAMLVTTARKMGLHVGAYGADETSEALQLADFKAVGTTKDKDKLQHFAESCAAVVYDSDHVSTDVVKFLAQFTRIPQGSDLLEMMQDRLLERAFFEQLNVNIAPYATIISLDDVYQSVNSIGYQCVLKPIQKEWSRGRELVIHTQTDIAKAAGLLDWGTYILESQIAYDKEYSLIVARDATGAQQLFPITEAQTIDDRPFKTWVPANVDQAVAGELQRIAGEVGKHVNYVGVYEVSFYLTKSGAIYVKKITPAPSENGYVFAVAATVDEFDQHLRAICGLPLATPQILTPAVTVAFKVSQQPAMRTQWQIKPNWHFNFYHLRNQRPDDIMGHIAVEGESVKTMLDQLDDTGIWSSHDADDEPAD; the protein is encoded by the coding sequence TTGGCGAATACGGTCTTATATCCAGGAGATACCATTGGGGTGATTGGCAACAGCGCGAACGCCGCGATGTTGGTCACGACGGCCCGGAAGATGGGGTTGCACGTGGGGGCGTACGGTGCCGACGAAACCAGCGAAGCTTTACAGCTCGCCGATTTCAAGGCAGTGGGCACCACCAAAGACAAGGATAAGTTACAACACTTTGCGGAAAGCTGTGCCGCCGTGGTCTACGACTCCGACCACGTCAGCACCGACGTCGTGAAGTTCTTGGCCCAATTCACCCGGATTCCGCAAGGCAGCGACCTGCTAGAAATGATGCAGGACCGCTTGCTCGAACGGGCCTTCTTCGAACAACTCAACGTCAATATTGCGCCGTACGCCACGATTATTAGTCTCGATGACGTTTATCAATCCGTAAACTCCATCGGGTACCAGTGCGTCCTTAAGCCGATTCAAAAGGAATGGTCGCGGGGCCGGGAGTTAGTGATTCACACCCAGACGGACATCGCCAAGGCGGCCGGGCTACTGGACTGGGGGACCTACATCCTGGAATCCCAGATTGCCTACGATAAGGAATACTCCCTGATCGTGGCGCGGGACGCAACCGGGGCGCAACAGCTCTTCCCCATCACCGAGGCCCAGACCATCGACGACCGCCCGTTTAAAACCTGGGTCCCGGCTAACGTGGATCAAGCCGTCGCCGGTGAACTGCAACGCATCGCGGGCGAAGTCGGGAAGCACGTCAACTACGTGGGGGTCTACGAGGTCAGCTTCTACCTGACCAAGAGTGGCGCCATCTACGTCAAGAAGATTACGCCAGCGCCGAGTGAGAACGGCTACGTCTTTGCCGTGGCTGCCACGGTCGACGAGTTCGACCAACACCTGCGGGCCATCTGTGGCTTACCACTCGCCACGCCCCAGATTCTGACGCCCGCCGTCACGGTGGCCTTTAAGGTCAGCCAACAGCCGGCCATGCGGACTCAGTGGCAGATCAAGCCTAACTGGCACTTTAACTTCTACCACCTGCGCAACCAACGGCCCGACGACATCATGGGCCACATTGCCGTAGAAGGCGAGTCGGTCAAGACCATGTTGGACCAACTCGACGATACCGGAATCTGGTCGTCCCATGATGCGGATGACGAGCCGGCTGATTAA
- a CDS encoding type II toxin-antitoxin system prevent-host-death family antitoxin → MEYITDTELQRKVCHYLNGVTDRRKPVTVTAKNGDEVVIISEADYRNLRANQLVLCDPAHQAWIQESMRQVRQLDAQQTSLPRALDEAK, encoded by the coding sequence ATGGAGTACATCACGGATACGGAGTTACAACGCAAAGTTTGTCACTACTTAAATGGGGTGACGGATCGTCGTAAACCGGTGACGGTCACGGCCAAGAACGGTGATGAAGTGGTGATCATTTCCGAAGCGGATTACCGCAACCTGCGAGCTAACCAGCTGGTGTTGTGCGATCCGGCCCATCAGGCGTGGATTCAAGAATCCATGCGCCAGGTGCGCCAGCTCGATGCGCAACAGACTTCGTTGCCCCGGGCACTGGACGAAGCAAAATAG
- the ligA gene encoding NAD-dependent DNA ligase LigA → MTDKPVQNLTQQQAAAEAADLRPQLIQWGKQYYDADAPAVEDDVYDRVYARLVALETAFPAIVTPESPTQHVGGTTRGDLPKVNHDIPMLSLGDVFSLDELKEFDARLRKDVDAEDGDDAGFDYNCELKIDGLAISLRYENGKFVQGSTRGNGRIGEDITANLATLPSIPKTLSRPLTIDVRGECYMPKQAFLDLNARREAEGEAPFANPRNAAAGSLRQLNVQVTADRKLATFMYNIADYEPLDTRTQSGLLDELAELGFSTNPTYQVAHDMNDVAAYIDQYQAKRADLAYGIDGIVIKANPLPLQRTIGATVKVPRWAIAYKFPPEEVETVVRDIEWTVGRTGIVTPTAVMDPVQLAGSTVARASLHNPDYLEAKDIRLGDTVLLHKAGDIIPEISQFIAAKRPTTAQPAPIPEFCPSCGAKLVHLDEEVALRCINPSCPAQLAEGMNHFASRNAMNIDGLGPKIVAQLFDKQLVTDVASLYHLTTEQLLTLDKFGDKSAQNLLTAIDNSRHNSLERLLFGLGIRHVGAKAGRVLAEHFGDLHSLMAADAETIAAIDNVGQIIADSVVTYFATDQAQALIDRLAAARVNLTYTGGPTVTAPVNQFTDQRVVLTGKLQELTRPEATAWLEAHGAKVTGSVSKKTDLLIAGEAAGSKLTKAQALGVPVWNEAQLRDAMAENNG, encoded by the coding sequence ATGACTGACAAACCCGTACAGAACTTAACCCAACAACAGGCCGCCGCGGAAGCCGCCGACCTGCGGCCCCAACTCATCCAGTGGGGGAAACAATACTACGACGCCGACGCCCCGGCCGTCGAAGATGACGTTTACGACCGAGTTTACGCCCGGTTGGTGGCCTTAGAGACCGCCTTTCCCGCCATCGTGACGCCGGAATCGCCGACCCAACACGTCGGCGGCACCACCCGCGGTGACCTGCCCAAGGTCAACCACGACATCCCAATGTTGTCGTTGGGCGACGTCTTTTCGCTCGACGAACTCAAGGAATTTGACGCCCGGTTACGAAAGGACGTGGACGCCGAAGACGGGGATGACGCTGGCTTCGACTATAACTGCGAATTGAAGATCGACGGCTTAGCGATTTCTCTACGGTACGAAAACGGAAAATTCGTCCAGGGCTCCACGCGGGGCAACGGGCGGATCGGCGAAGACATCACCGCCAATCTGGCGACTCTCCCGTCGATTCCGAAAACGCTGAGTCGGCCGCTGACCATCGACGTGCGGGGCGAATGCTACATGCCGAAGCAGGCCTTCTTGGACCTCAACGCTCGCCGTGAAGCCGAAGGGGAGGCGCCCTTTGCCAATCCCCGGAACGCCGCGGCCGGTAGCCTGCGTCAACTCAACGTGCAGGTAACCGCCGACCGGAAGCTAGCAACCTTCATGTATAACATCGCCGACTACGAGCCGTTGGACACCCGGACGCAAAGTGGCTTACTCGATGAACTGGCCGAGCTAGGCTTTAGCACCAACCCGACCTACCAGGTGGCCCACGACATGAACGACGTGGCCGCCTATATCGACCAGTATCAGGCGAAACGCGCCGACTTGGCGTACGGCATCGACGGCATCGTGATCAAGGCCAACCCGTTACCGTTACAGCGGACCATCGGGGCAACGGTCAAGGTCCCACGTTGGGCGATTGCCTACAAGTTCCCACCTGAAGAGGTGGAGACCGTGGTCCGCGACATCGAATGGACCGTGGGGCGGACCGGCATCGTCACGCCGACCGCGGTCATGGATCCGGTCCAATTGGCCGGCAGTACCGTGGCCCGCGCGTCGCTGCACAACCCAGACTATCTAGAAGCCAAGGACATTCGCTTAGGCGACACGGTCCTGTTACACAAGGCCGGCGACATTATTCCCGAAATCTCGCAGTTCATCGCGGCCAAGCGGCCAACTACCGCCCAACCCGCTCCGATTCCCGAGTTTTGTCCGTCCTGTGGCGCCAAGCTGGTCCACTTGGACGAGGAAGTCGCCTTGCGCTGTATCAACCCCAGTTGTCCGGCGCAGTTGGCCGAGGGGATGAACCACTTCGCCTCACGCAACGCCATGAACATCGACGGTTTGGGTCCCAAGATCGTGGCGCAGCTCTTCGATAAGCAGTTGGTCACCGACGTGGCGAGTTTGTATCATTTAACGACCGAACAATTGTTAACTTTAGATAAATTTGGGGACAAGTCCGCCCAAAACCTCTTGACAGCCATTGATAATAGTCGTCATAATTCATTAGAACGGTTACTCTTTGGCCTGGGTATTCGTCACGTGGGGGCCAAGGCCGGTCGGGTCTTAGCCGAACACTTCGGCGATCTGCACAGTCTGATGGCCGCGGACGCCGAGACGATTGCCGCCATCGACAACGTTGGCCAAATCATTGCCGACAGCGTCGTGACCTATTTCGCCACCGACCAGGCCCAGGCTCTGATCGACCGGCTGGCCGCCGCGAGGGTCAACTTGACCTATACCGGTGGGCCAACCGTTACGGCGCCCGTGAATCAGTTTACCGACCAGCGCGTGGTGTTGACTGGTAAACTCCAGGAACTGACGCGACCGGAAGCCACGGCCTGGTTAGAAGCCCACGGGGCCAAGGTCACCGGGTCGGTGTCTAAGAAGACCGACCTGTTGATCGCCGGTGAAGCGGCCGGGAGTAAACTGACCAAGGCCCAAGCGCTGGGCGTTCCAGTGTGGAACGAAGCCCAGCTGCGTGACGCCATGGCGGAAAATAACGGATAA